From Sporolactobacillus pectinivorans:
GTTTGCGGATATAATTGTAGGATGCAATGATGCTGTCGATTGGATTGAGAATATTCTTAAATCCTGGCATCACATTCGCGGAAAAAGTGGATCCAATCATCTGCATCAATCCCATAGATGGATGACCAGCCTTTGCATTAGAGTCCCAATGGTTTACTGAATTTGGATTGCCTCCGGATTCATGCATCGCTATAGAAGCGAGACCTGATGCCCACGACGCTGGAATACGTGCGATGGACATTGCTTCTCCAATCCAGTTTTTAAGCGTTCCAGACACTTTACCTGGAATTTCCAGAAGTCCGCCAATCCAATTCGACATATTTCTTTTCGCCCAATTGACTGCCAACGATCCTGTCTTATCGAGCATACTCCAGGCCACATTGCCAAATTGACCGGGAACAGCATTTGCCATTTTACCTAAACCGAGTGCATTTAATGAGTTATTGATGAATTTGCTTGGGCCCTGTAAGAGCCAATTAAGAACATTGGATAATATTCCTCCCGCGTAGTGAGGAACCATGCCAAACAGTTCTCTCGTAGCTGTCGCTGAGAGTACCGATGTTCCTGCAGGCAAGTCCACTATGGTTGGTTGAGCAGGAGAAAACGTTAATTGCCCACTGGGCAGGAAAATCGCTTCAGGTCCTGCGTTGGATCCGACACCATCTCCAACTAGTGCACGGCCACCCGGATGTCCTCCTATGCCATGCGCATAAGCCATGCCATGCGTATTTGTGGAATGGCTATATGCAACAGGTGAACTTCCTTTACCCGTAAAGAAATTGACAATACTTTGCCACCATCCCTTAATCGTGTTCACCATATCGTTCCAAGGCGATAGTACATTTCCAGTTTCCCAGTCAACCTGATCGGCGTGTCCTTTTGCCTGCTGCTTTGCGTAATAAACAGTCATATCACGCATATTCTGCGCTTTACTTACCACTTGATCGTGCTGCTGTTTTGCACGACCAATTACTCCATCTCGTTCCTGTGTAGCCGTAGTTATAATATCGTCATACTGTTTTCGCGAAATTGAATGATTGACGTAATATTGCTGATCAGCCCAGTTTTTCACGCCATTGAATTTTTGGTTTGCACTTTTTATAACTTGCTTGTACTCATTATTGGCGGCAGAAATAGCGCCTTGTTCCTGTTTATTGGCATTGCGTACAATCGATGCAGCTTGCTGTGCAGAAATACTCCCAGCGTGATCCTTGAGTTTGCCAAGTATAATTTCCTGCTGTTTTGAACTGTTAGACATGGACTGCACCGCGTAGCTATTCATTTTACCTTGCAATTTATTGATCTGTGACTGCTCACTTGCTGTGAGTGTACGATGATTTTTAGCTGCATTGTTATAAATTGATTCAATTTGGCTTTCAATTTTACGAACATTGCTTTCTTTCTGATTCGTACTAGTCGTTGTTTCTTTTAATATTGCATCGTATTCACTCTTGTTTGTTGTTTTCAAACCTGCAAGGGCTTTAGCAGCACCTGATTTCGTCCGGTTAAAATGACCGATAATATCATCAGCCATTTGTTGATAGGGTTTAACTAATGAACCAACATTCTGTTTAGAAACTTTCTGGCCCGTTACAACTATATTTTCAAGCTGACGCTGTGCCGTGTCCGAAAATCCAACATATTGGTTAAGTGCCGACTGAGTATTTTTGCCGACACTTTTCCCCCAATTAATTGACGTATTGATTATTGGTTTTCCGATTTCTTCTACATTTTTCTGTATCCATGATCCGAATGCTTTCCCAAATGCAGAACCGGCGAATGATCCTGCAGCGGCACCAATTGCTCCTCCGATCGGTGTTCCTAGACCGAGTGTGAATGGATCGGCTAAAGTTCCAATGGCCGCACCTGTAGCAGCTCCTCCCCATGTTCCACCGAGTGACCCGATGGTATCTCCAACATGAGATCCGATCGTTTTTTTCGTCATGCCCATTAGACCTGATAAAGAAGAAATTACATCTAATACGGCTGACCCCGCCTCAGCTGCTTTTCCAACCTTTCCTAACGTACCAAGAATTCGTCCGCTTCCGCTTAAATCTTTGGCAATCGTTCCACCGTCTTTCACGACCGTCTCGCTGTCTTTGGCAACTGTTTCACCTGCTCCAACCGCTCCCTTGTTTTTTCCAACAGTTCCTCCTCCAATACCTGAACCGCCTGATCCAATCTCTGCTTCAGCTGATGCCAAGTCTTTGGCACTAGCAGTTGTACGTGAGAAATGTGTTCTGAGTTGTTTTAAGCTGTTCATAACCGTATCAAAGGCACTTATGATCGAGGCAACATTCTTTAGAGCAGCTACTGCTCCATCGAGGCCACTTTTCAGCGTCAATATAACACCTGTCACTCCTGTGTTGGCAAAGACGCTCTTCATATGATCATAAGCGTCACTGGTTTTCTGTGCGGCAAGCCGAAGGTCCTGCAGCTGCGCAGACGCTTCATCTTTAGCTTTGACAGTTATCGTCTTTTCCCTGGGAATTTTATTTATGTTATCTCTAATTTGTTCCATGCTGCCACGTGTTTTATCAACTACTTCGACAATCTGTTTAATTGGAGAAGAGACAGCCTTTTTTATCTCATCATGAGTTTGCTTGACATCATTAACCATTTTGTCGGTGTTTTTGGCAAATGATTTATACATCGTGTCACCCGCGGTAGCACCCATCGCTTTTAAAATAGCTTCAATTTTTGATGTATCAGATTTAATTTTTTTGTCATCCAGCGTTACTTCAATAACTGCCGACCCATTGCTCATCATTTATCCTCCCTTCCTTGCCATGTTTACAAGCGTGTCAAACATGTGGTCCATTCGTGTTTCCTGCTCCTGCCTGTTCTGTTCGCTATCCAGTGCATAAGCACTTTTGAGCTGTAATATACGCTCTCGTTCCGCCTTCTCATACTCACTGCTGCCGTTTGGTACATCTGTCGCACGAATTCCAATGATCTGGTTAATCTTCGTGTTATCACGCAGACCCTTGAATAGGGCGATAAACTTCTCCCATCGCATCACACCCTGTTGGTCAATGAGATCAATGCCGTATTCCTGTAAAAAGGACGCGTAAATATATTCTGCATCCTTCGAAAAACTGTAATATTGTGTTTGATCGGATGTCTCCTGGCCGTCATTGGGTTCTCCGGCAATATACTTAGAGATTGCCTGAATCGCCTTGATCTGTGTGTCCACGTCCACTTCACATTCCGGGATGAACATCTCAAAGGCGAGCAATATTTTCCCCATTTCATTTATACTGTCATCGTCAATTAATTCATACCAGCGCAGGACATTATCAAAACTTAGATCAAGAAAATAATCCCGTCCATTTATCCTGATTTTGTCATCAAGCGGTTGCTTTAGACTCAGCACAGCGCATCACCGTTTGTTCCTGTGGTAATGGATATATTTACTTTTAATGGCTTTTAAGCGTTCTTTACGTTCACTGTCACGTTTGAGAGACAGTGCCGTTGCTAGTTCCTCCGTTTTGTCGCGAAGATATTCTGTAGATTTGCCACACTTTTCATAGATTTTCTGGCCTTCACCTTTGCCAAAAATAAGATCAAGAAACTGAATACTCCCGTCACGCTGAGTTTCAATCAGATCAATGCTCTTTTTTGCAAGAACATCACCGGTTGCCTTTTCATCAGCGGCTAGGTCGTCATATTCCTTTATCACTTTCTCTAATTTTTTGCCGATCTTTTCAAACGCTGCAGCATATTGCTTCTGCTTTTCATCGGAAAAATCAATATTGTAGTGCGTACCTCCAAATATGACTTCTTCCAACTGTTTGTTTTGTTCTATGTCAATATTTATCATCATCATCTCTCCTTTCGGTTATGTACCGGGGCCGGAGCCCCGTAAATCAGCCTGCCGGTGGCGTAGTAACAGCCGGAAGGCCGTTGAAGTTCGCCGTGAAGCTGAAAGTCTGCTTTGCATTTGCCGCACCGCCACTTGCTGTAATGGCTGTCAGAGAAACCTGAGCAATAATGACGGTACCGTCTGTTTTAGTCCATCTGAGTAGCGTTTTGGCTTCGTCACCCAATGCAAACTCTTTACTGACAATGAAATCCTGTGCCGGATCTCCTTCGACACGGTTACCAGCGAACGCCAGTGAAAAGTTAATCCCGGTACGATCAGTCTGAGAAAAACCTTGTCCGTCATAATATGGTGT
This genomic window contains:
- a CDS encoding transglycosylase SLT domain-containing protein, translated to MYKSFAKNTDKMVNDVKQTHDEIKKAVSSPIKQIVEVVDKTRGSMEQIRDNINKIPREKTITVKAKDEASAQLQDLRLAAQKTSDAYDHMKSVFANTGVTGVILTLKSGLDGAVAALKNVASIISAFDTVMNSLKQLRTHFSRTTASAKDLASAEAEIGSGGSGIGGGTVGKNKGAVGAGETVAKDSETVVKDGGTIAKDLSGSGRILGTLGKVGKAAEAGSAVLDVISSLSGLMGMTKKTIGSHVGDTIGSLGGTWGGAATGAAIGTLADPFTLGLGTPIGGAIGAAAGSFAGSAFGKAFGSWIQKNVEEIGKPIINTSINWGKSVGKNTQSALNQYVGFSDTAQRQLENIVVTGQKVSKQNVGSLVKPYQQMADDIIGHFNRTKSGAAKALAGLKTTNKSEYDAILKETTTSTNQKESNVRKIESQIESIYNNAAKNHRTLTASEQSQINKLQGKMNSYAVQSMSNSSKQQEIILGKLKDHAGSISAQQAASIVRNANKQEQGAISAANNEYKQVIKSANQKFNGVKNWADQQYYVNHSISRKQYDDIITTATQERDGVIGRAKQQHDQVVSKAQNMRDMTVYYAKQQAKGHADQVDWETGNVLSPWNDMVNTIKGWWQSIVNFFTGKGSSPVAYSHSTNTHGMAYAHGIGGHPGGRALVGDGVGSNAGPEAIFLPSGQLTFSPAQPTIVDLPAGTSVLSATATRELFGMVPHYAGGILSNVLNWLLQGPSKFINNSLNALGLGKMANAVPGQFGNVAWSMLDKTGSLAVNWAKRNMSNWIGGLLEIPGKVSGTLKNWIGEAMSIARIPASWASGLASIAMHESGGNPNSVNHWDSNAKAGHPSMGLMQMIGSTFSANVMPGFKNILNPIDSIIASYNYIRKRYGNIMNVPGIVSTSHGGRYVGYANGTPNVNGLLSHLNQPQIVIPSISGYGGLAGNSQNITQNDGGVTLHIDNYYDNTGKGPQQLGEELSFYTRRKKGLKS
- a CDS encoding Gp15 family bacteriophage protein gives rise to the protein MLSLKQPLDDKIRINGRDYFLDLSFDNVLRWYELIDDDSINEMGKILLAFEMFIPECEVDVDTQIKAIQAISKYIAGEPNDGQETSDQTQYYSFSKDAEYIYASFLQEYGIDLIDQQGVMRWEKFIALFKGLRDNTKINQIIGIRATDVPNGSSEYEKAERERILQLKSAYALDSEQNRQEQETRMDHMFDTLVNMARKGG
- a CDS encoding phage tail tube protein; its protein translation is MVAFNLNFKNKFEIDTAGTLDPTVTTGATFVTIAKGIQTVTPAPGDTTDNTPYYDGQGFSQTDRTGINFSLAFAGNRVEGDPAQDFIVSKEFALGDEAKTLLRWTKTDGTVIIAQVSLTAITASGGAANAKQTFSFTANFNGLPAVTTPPAG